A stretch of the Chelonoidis abingdonii isolate Lonesome George chromosome 11, CheloAbing_2.0, whole genome shotgun sequence genome encodes the following:
- the BOLA1 gene encoding bolA-like protein 1 yields MLPSRLLRQALPRPAPSFGYSTASPAMEEKPVESTIRAKLLQALQPVHLEVHNKSSMHAVPRGSETHFKVVIASQCFAGLPLLQRHRLVNEILQAELAGPVHALSIQAKTPQQWEENQSVSQSPGCLGGSRHDPHMATKLGSQG; encoded by the coding sequence ATGCTCCCCTCCCGCCTCCTTCGCCAAGCTCTCCCTCGGCCAGCCCCCAGCTTTGGCTACTCAACAGCCAGTCCTGCCATGGAGGAGAAGCCGGTGGAGTCTACCATTCGCGCCAAGCTCCTGCAAGCCCTGCAGCCGGTGCACCTGGAGGTGCACAACAAGAGCTCCATGCACGCCGTGCCCCGGGGCTCCGAGACCCACTTCAAGGTGGTGATCGCCAGCCAGTGCTTCGCTGGTCTGCCCCTGCTCCAGCGCCACCGGCTGGTGAATGAGATCCTCCAGGCTGAACTGGCTGGGCCCGTCCATGCCCTCTCCATCCAAGCCAAGACCCCCCAGCAGTGGGAAGAGAACCAGAGTGTGAGCCAGAGTCCGGGGTGCCTCGGGGGATCCAGACATGACCCGCACATGGCGACCAAACTGGGCAGCCAGGGGTGA